The following proteins come from a genomic window of Terribacillus aidingensis:
- a CDS encoding LytTR family DNA-binding domain-containing protein, with the protein MNMSLRAIIAEDELPAQEELQYLIETYSSIEVTNCFDDGLDVLKYFQEHTTDVLFLDINLPSLDGMMLAGSLAQFKHKPTIVFTTAYKEHAAKAFELEAFDYILKPYSEERVAAMLKKLESQKASADTERVESAETPARLNVWKDEKIYVINLKEIAFAEADEKQTTVHTKDAVYTYPGSISTFEQQLPTDMFFRCHRSYIVNTEKIHEILPWFHNTYLVKMKGLNEQIPVSRSKAKEFRQIMRL; encoded by the coding sequence ATGAACATGTCATTACGGGCAATCATTGCGGAAGATGAATTACCGGCACAGGAGGAGCTGCAGTATTTGATTGAGACTTATAGCTCTATTGAAGTAACAAACTGCTTCGATGATGGATTGGATGTACTGAAATATTTTCAGGAGCACACCACAGATGTATTGTTCCTCGATATTAATCTGCCGTCGTTGGATGGCATGATGCTGGCGGGGAGCCTGGCTCAGTTCAAGCATAAACCGACCATCGTATTTACAACTGCCTATAAAGAACATGCAGCTAAGGCATTTGAGCTTGAAGCATTCGACTATATATTAAAGCCATACAGCGAGGAACGTGTTGCGGCAATGCTTAAGAAACTAGAATCACAGAAAGCATCGGCAGATACAGAGCGAGTAGAATCAGCAGAGACACCAGCGCGGCTGAATGTTTGGAAGGACGAGAAGATCTATGTAATCAATTTAAAGGAAATTGCCTTCGCCGAGGCCGACGAGAAGCAGACAACTGTGCACACAAAGGATGCGGTTTATACTTACCCTGGTTCTATCAGTACTTTCGAGCAGCAGCTTCCAACAGATATGTTCTTCCGCTGTCATCGTTCTTATATCGTAAATACAGAAAAAATACATGAGATTCTGCCTTGGTTCCATAATACGTATCTTGTGAAAATGAAAGGACTTAATGAGCAGATTCCAGTGAGCCGCAGTAAAGCAAAAGAGTTCAGACAGATTATGCGCCTTTAA
- a CDS encoding AAA family ATPase yields the protein MIIWINGAFGAGKTQTAIALRHRLPNAFIYDPEEAGFYIRKHIPKSMQKPEFQEHELWRSIVYEHLAYMAANTEDVIIVPMTITDPTYYKEIIGNLRLEGHQTYHLVLTASEETLRVRLAKRGNKQISWAVQQIPRCVQGLSNPIFENKLVTDNMSIAEVVEAIGSQTGLHLQKDHRSRWKAHWPRLTSRWR from the coding sequence ATGATTATTTGGATTAATGGAGCATTCGGTGCAGGAAAGACACAAACAGCGATAGCTTTACGGCATCGGCTGCCGAATGCATTCATCTATGACCCTGAAGAAGCAGGTTTTTACATAAGGAAGCATATACCGAAATCGATGCAGAAACCGGAATTCCAGGAGCATGAGCTCTGGCGTTCCATCGTATATGAGCATCTGGCTTATATGGCTGCAAATACGGAAGATGTCATTATTGTTCCAATGACAATCACAGACCCGACTTACTACAAAGAGATCATTGGAAATTTGCGATTGGAAGGGCACCAAACCTATCATCTCGTATTAACTGCTTCTGAGGAGACCTTACGTGTACGCCTTGCCAAACGGGGCAACAAGCAGATTTCCTGGGCTGTGCAGCAGATACCACGGTGCGTACAAGGTCTCTCGAACCCAATCTTCGAAAATAAGCTGGTTACAGATAATATGTCGATAGCTGAGGTAGTCGAAGCAATCGGCAGCCAAACAGGTCTTCATCTGCAAAAGGATCACCGTTCCAGGTGGAAGGCACATTGGCCACGATTAACCTCAAGGTGGAGATAG
- a CDS encoding TIGR00730 family Rossman fold protein — protein MKRIAVFCGSSVGASPAYIAAAKELGKTLAAQGLTLVYGGASVGLMGAVANGAMQAGGPVIGVMPEFLEKREIAHSHVSELIVVSSMHERKAKMAELADGFIALPGGPGTLEEFFEIFTWAQLGLHKKPIGILNVAGYYDLLVSLFDHMADEQFMHEKYRTMTISDTEPASLLEKFRQYEAPEVKTYIRRPEQT, from the coding sequence ATGAAACGCATTGCAGTATTCTGCGGCTCTAGCGTTGGCGCTTCGCCAGCATACATCGCCGCGGCTAAAGAGTTAGGGAAGACACTGGCAGCCCAAGGTTTGACACTTGTATATGGCGGGGCAAGTGTAGGATTGATGGGCGCAGTAGCGAATGGAGCCATGCAAGCAGGCGGTCCAGTGATCGGTGTGATGCCTGAGTTCCTGGAGAAGCGGGAAATCGCTCACTCACATGTATCTGAGCTGATCGTCGTTTCTTCTATGCATGAACGAAAAGCGAAAATGGCAGAGCTGGCAGACGGCTTCATCGCACTTCCTGGAGGACCTGGTACGCTTGAAGAGTTTTTTGAAATCTTCACATGGGCGCAGCTCGGACTCCATAAGAAACCGATCGGTATTTTGAACGTGGCGGGCTATTATGATCTGCTGGTAAGCTTATTTGATCATATGGCAGATGAGCAGTTCATGCATGAAAAATACAGGACAATGACAATCTCAGATACGGAGCCTGCAAGTCTTCTGGAGAAGTTCCGTCAATATGAAGCACCGGAAGTAAAAACCTATATCAGGCGACCAGAGCAGACGTGA
- a CDS encoding CHY zinc finger protein: MCHVHGKTVDAETRCVHYHSPLDVIAIKFACCNQFYPCHQCHEETAGHEAVVWPKDQFEEKAILCGVCKTTLRIDQYMDTDHCPACDAAFNPGCQLHYHLYFERIERDCR, encoded by the coding sequence ATGTGTCATGTACATGGAAAGACAGTAGATGCGGAGACAAGGTGCGTTCATTATCACTCTCCATTGGATGTCATAGCAATTAAGTTTGCCTGCTGTAATCAATTTTACCCTTGTCACCAATGCCATGAAGAAACAGCCGGTCATGAGGCCGTAGTCTGGCCGAAAGATCAATTCGAGGAAAAAGCAATACTATGCGGTGTGTGTAAAACTACGCTCCGTATCGATCAGTATATGGATACAGACCATTGTCCGGCATGTGATGCAGCATTCAACCCTGGTTGTCAGCTGCATTATCATCTATATTTTGAGCGAATAGAAAGAGACTGTCGTTGA
- a CDS encoding cation:proton antiporter, with protein MEFILHLALILLFTKIAGQLALKIGQPSVLGELLAGVLLGPAVLGWIQQTSFIHEFSEIGVLVLMFIAGLETDLEQLKANWKSAFTVAVLGVLFPFIGGYSLALAFGMSQGHALFLALLFCATSVSISVQALKEMNKLNSREGTTILGAAVVDDILVVVLLAVLMSVLGTGESVSLGALIGKKVLFFGVIIVACIWLIPLVMKLFARLQVSEAIVSGGIILALVFSYFAEYMGVAGIIGAFAAGIAISQTKHKEVIEHKLEPIAYGVFVPVFFVSIGLNISFEGVGSQLLFIVLISIMAIVTKLLGGALGARLTGFNGRSSLAVGTGMVSRGEVALIIAGTGLSSGLLDPEYYTSIIIMVIVTTLVTPSMLKFIFSKTGDTSQQRSVS; from the coding sequence ATGGAATTCATTTTGCACTTAGCTTTAATTTTGTTGTTCACGAAAATTGCTGGTCAGCTAGCCCTAAAGATTGGGCAGCCATCTGTGCTGGGGGAACTGCTTGCTGGTGTCCTCCTTGGTCCTGCAGTACTCGGCTGGATACAACAAACTTCCTTCATCCATGAATTCTCCGAAATCGGTGTACTTGTCCTCATGTTCATCGCCGGACTGGAAACAGATTTGGAACAGCTGAAAGCAAACTGGAAATCCGCATTTACCGTTGCTGTTCTCGGTGTCCTTTTCCCGTTCATCGGTGGTTACAGCCTTGCACTTGCATTTGGGATGAGTCAGGGACATGCACTTTTTCTAGCTTTGCTATTCTGTGCGACGAGTGTCAGCATTTCTGTCCAGGCATTAAAGGAAATGAACAAGCTGAATTCAAGGGAAGGTACGACAATCCTTGGAGCTGCAGTCGTTGACGATATCCTCGTCGTTGTCTTGCTTGCTGTGCTTATGAGTGTGCTAGGCACAGGCGAATCAGTCAGTCTTGGTGCATTAATCGGGAAGAAAGTACTCTTCTTCGGGGTTATCATCGTCGCTTGCATTTGGCTGATTCCGCTAGTCATGAAACTGTTTGCCCGTCTCCAAGTAAGTGAAGCAATCGTCTCAGGCGGCATCATCCTAGCACTTGTGTTCAGCTACTTTGCTGAGTACATGGGTGTCGCAGGCATTATCGGGGCATTTGCAGCTGGGATTGCCATTTCCCAAACCAAGCATAAAGAAGTCATTGAGCACAAATTAGAGCCAATAGCTTACGGAGTATTCGTTCCGGTTTTCTTTGTCAGCATAGGCTTGAACATCAGCTTTGAAGGGGTCGGATCACAGCTTCTGTTCATTGTGCTTATCAGCATTATGGCCATTGTGACGAAGCTTCTAGGCGGTGCGCTGGGCGCAAGGCTGACAGGCTTCAATGGCAGATCCTCCTTGGCAGTCGGAACTGGTATGGTTTCAAGAGGCGAAGTTGCCTTGATCATTGCCGGTACTGGCTTAAGCTCCGGTTTACTTGATCCGGAATATTACACAAGTATTATCATAATGGTTATTGTGACAACACTTGTAACGCCGTCCATGCTGAAATTTATCTTCTCCAAAACAGGAGATACCTCACAGCAGCGGTCTGTATCTTAA
- a CDS encoding AraC family transcriptional regulator: MQGNETTVQRAISFIENNLHEPLTADQVASEAGFSKFHFHRLFQSSVGLSFTDYIRRRRLAGASAALLHTELGILDIAFMFHFESQESFTRAFKKHYGLPPGKYRRMMRAALHQKEEKMEDKQVRGWILSGSDPHNYEMGIDYKHVHQGKASGYLKSKTVMGAEEFATMMQQFKAANYISKRLQLTCFIKTEDVQSFASMWMRVDNTSDDIVQFDNMSNRPILGTTNWTRYRIVLDVPENSAIISFGVILSGKGKVWADGFRFEKVDESVPTTNIDMTYTLQDEPVNLAFEEELS, translated from the coding sequence GTGCAGGGGAATGAAACGACTGTACAAAGAGCTATTTCTTTTATCGAAAACAATTTACATGAACCTCTTACGGCCGACCAAGTTGCAAGTGAAGCCGGATTCTCCAAATTCCATTTTCATCGATTATTCCAGTCTTCCGTTGGATTGTCGTTCACAGATTATATCCGCCGAAGGAGGCTGGCTGGAGCGTCAGCTGCGCTGCTGCATACTGAATTAGGAATACTCGATATCGCATTCATGTTTCACTTTGAATCTCAAGAGTCATTTACCAGGGCTTTCAAAAAGCATTACGGCCTTCCACCAGGAAAATACAGACGTATGATGCGAGCTGCTCTGCATCAGAAGGAGGAAAAGATGGAGGATAAACAAGTACGAGGGTGGATACTAAGCGGTTCCGATCCTCACAATTATGAAATGGGGATTGACTATAAACATGTACATCAAGGGAAAGCATCAGGTTATCTGAAATCGAAAACGGTCATGGGAGCGGAGGAATTTGCCACGATGATGCAGCAATTCAAAGCAGCAAACTATATAAGCAAAAGGCTGCAGCTGACTTGCTTCATCAAGACAGAAGATGTACAAAGCTTTGCCAGCATGTGGATGCGAGTAGACAATACATCTGATGATATTGTCCAATTCGATAACATGAGCAACCGCCCAATCCTGGGAACGACAAATTGGACTCGGTATCGTATTGTGCTTGATGTACCGGAGAATAGTGCCATCATTTCTTTTGGAGTTATCTTATCCGGAAAAGGAAAGGTTTGGGCAGATGGGTTTCGATTTGAGAAAGTGGATGAATCTGTTCCGACTACGAATATAGATATGACATATACTCTGCAGGATGAGCCAGTCAATCTGGCATTTGAGGAGGAACTGAGTTGA
- a CDS encoding DNA alkylation repair protein yields MAEPLKAMYTEDFLKGFASKVKQAHHNFDKRKFVDAVMDAKWEELELKGRIRRISMVLGSFLPENYPEALGILLAIQDQCEGFPYLFFPDFVEVFGVEPEHEEISLKALEQFTKRSTAEFAIRPFLIRAPDRIMKRMVEWAQSDDHHVRRLASEGCRPRLPWGQAIRQFKEDPSPIFEVLELLKADASLYVRKSVANNLNDIAKDNPKQVILTAKRWSCFSSETDWIIRHGCRTLLRSGEPEVMALFGYEEAAEMLADARIVTDRHSINIGDAVTMTYSFNVKKQAKLRIEYAIDFIKKRGISRKKFLLSDRIFTAGESIAKERVHNWKDLTTRVHYPGIHRIVLLANGVEVAHTNLELIK; encoded by the coding sequence GTGGCAGAACCCTTGAAAGCAATGTATACGGAGGATTTTCTGAAAGGTTTCGCTTCCAAGGTGAAACAAGCTCATCATAATTTCGATAAAAGAAAGTTCGTTGATGCAGTGATGGATGCTAAATGGGAAGAACTCGAATTAAAAGGTCGAATACGCCGGATCAGCATGGTACTCGGTTCCTTTCTTCCGGAGAATTATCCAGAAGCATTAGGTATTCTGCTTGCTATTCAGGACCAGTGTGAGGGGTTTCCTTATTTGTTTTTTCCAGACTTTGTCGAGGTCTTCGGGGTGGAACCAGAGCATGAAGAAATATCGCTGAAAGCATTGGAGCAATTCACAAAACGTTCGACTGCAGAATTTGCCATCAGGCCGTTTCTTATCAGGGCCCCTGATCGGATTATGAAACGAATGGTGGAATGGGCGCAATCTGATGATCATCATGTGCGGCGTCTGGCAAGTGAAGGCTGCCGTCCGAGGCTGCCATGGGGGCAGGCAATTCGTCAGTTCAAAGAAGATCCAAGTCCTATATTTGAAGTTCTGGAATTATTGAAAGCAGACGCCTCTTTGTATGTACGGAAAAGTGTTGCCAATAATTTGAATGATATTGCCAAGGATAATCCAAAACAAGTTATTTTGACGGCGAAACGCTGGAGCTGTTTTTCATCAGAGACGGACTGGATCATCCGGCATGGCTGTCGTACACTGCTGCGAAGCGGGGAACCAGAGGTAATGGCTTTATTCGGTTATGAGGAAGCGGCTGAAATGCTAGCTGACGCCAGGATAGTTACGGATCGTCATAGCATAAACATCGGTGATGCAGTGACGATGACATATTCTTTTAATGTGAAGAAGCAGGCGAAACTGCGTATAGAGTATGCAATAGACTTCATAAAAAAGCGCGGGATTTCCCGAAAAAAATTTCTCCTGTCGGATCGGATATTCACAGCGGGAGAGAGTATCGCAAAAGAACGAGTCCACAATTGGAAAGACTTGACCACCAGGGTTCATTATCCGGGTATACACCGTATTGTACTGCTTGCCAATGGGGTGGAAGTAGCTCATACAAATCTGGAACTGATCAAGTAA
- a CDS encoding AGE family epimerase/isomerase → MKNTFDFHTRQGLYQHIEETLAFYYPEAIDGTYGGYNEDFYMDGTLTEDRTKHIVGQARHLYNFSVGFKLTGQTEYKEAAEHGITFFQEKLRDKEYGGYFTEMQDGSVTDDKKLTYGHAFIFRAAVAAVEADIEGAEELLADVYQVLEERFYEPSVKLYKDEASQDWSSFLEYRGQNCNMHICESAITAYATTGQQRYLDQALSIADQITNKLAAQSNGLIWENYDEAWMKDEQFNHGETRDEFRAYGFVGGHQFEWSKLLAWLYIHKQDSWLLERAEELYQTGWNHYHDQEKGGIFFVMSPDKELIDKGKSYWVLAETLAASALLHGQTGNDVYSEHYEELFRYVQEHFIDSLHGAWYQWLTADNKVEDKVKSPSPKTDYHPISASYLIATYRGEDL, encoded by the coding sequence ATGAAAAATACATTTGATTTTCATACAAGACAAGGGCTCTATCAGCATATTGAAGAGACACTTGCATTCTATTATCCTGAGGCAATAGACGGCACATACGGAGGGTATAACGAGGACTTTTATATGGATGGCACGCTCACAGAGGATAGAACCAAACATATCGTTGGTCAGGCGCGTCACTTGTATAATTTCAGTGTCGGCTTCAAACTTACAGGACAAACAGAATACAAAGAGGCAGCAGAGCATGGCATAACCTTTTTCCAGGAGAAACTAAGGGATAAAGAGTATGGCGGTTATTTTACAGAGATGCAGGATGGAAGTGTGACAGATGATAAGAAGCTGACATATGGACATGCATTCATCTTTCGGGCCGCGGTTGCTGCGGTGGAAGCAGATATAGAGGGAGCAGAGGAACTGCTTGCTGATGTCTATCAAGTGCTGGAAGAAAGGTTCTATGAGCCATCCGTAAAACTGTATAAAGATGAAGCGTCACAAGATTGGTCCAGCTTTTTGGAATACCGCGGACAAAATTGCAATATGCACATATGTGAGTCAGCAATTACTGCATATGCAACAACGGGTCAGCAAAGATACCTGGATCAGGCTTTAAGTATTGCAGACCAAATAACTAATAAACTTGCTGCTCAAAGTAACGGCCTTATATGGGAAAACTACGATGAGGCTTGGATGAAGGATGAACAATTCAATCACGGCGAGACAAGAGATGAATTTCGCGCCTATGGATTCGTTGGAGGTCACCAATTTGAATGGAGCAAGCTCCTTGCTTGGCTGTATATTCACAAGCAGGACAGCTGGTTGCTTGAACGTGCAGAAGAGCTTTATCAAACTGGCTGGAATCATTACCATGATCAAGAAAAAGGCGGTATATTCTTTGTAATGAGCCCGGATAAAGAGTTGATCGATAAAGGAAAGTCTTATTGGGTTTTAGCAGAAACGCTGGCGGCCTCAGCATTGCTGCATGGTCAGACAGGGAATGATGTATATAGTGAGCATTATGAGGAACTTTTCCGATATGTACAGGAACATTTCATCGATTCGCTACATGGAGCCTGGTATCAATGGCTCACAGCCGATAATAAAGTCGAGGACAAGGTTAAAAGCCCTTCCCCGAAAACGGATTATCATCCGATTAGTGCAAGCTACCTGATAGCGACCTACCGTGGAGAGGATCTGTAG
- a CDS encoding VOC family protein: MSDFQFGSVFVHVKDVNKAANWYANLLGKPQPQPTSGPVQFMETADGRGLVIDDNRNNASGIRPAFMLETTDVGLAYKKVREQGGTIVRELEKDEAVAFFNFEDPDGNIVMVCERRT; this comes from the coding sequence GTGTCAGATTTCCAGTTTGGCAGTGTGTTTGTGCATGTAAAAGATGTGAATAAGGCGGCAAATTGGTATGCAAATCTTTTAGGTAAGCCCCAACCGCAACCAACATCGGGACCGGTGCAGTTTATGGAAACAGCTGATGGAAGAGGACTCGTTATCGATGATAACCGGAATAATGCATCGGGTATCCGTCCTGCCTTCATGCTTGAGACGACAGATGTTGGACTGGCATATAAAAAGGTCAGAGAACAAGGAGGCACGATTGTCCGGGAACTAGAGAAAGATGAAGCAGTCGCTTTCTTCAATTTCGAGGATCCTGATGGCAATATCGTCATGGTGTGTGAACGGCGTACATGA
- the lepB gene encoding signal peptidase I has protein sequence MSENNTKKEIFSWLRAIGIAVIIAFGCRYFLFTPSTVHGESMLPTYQDSDHVIVSKVSKIERNDIVVFNAPDADAHYIKRVIGLPGDTIEVINNVLYVNGEAQDQSYLPDDMVTGDFKLKELTGEEKVPEGKVFVMGDNRTNSKDSRMFGFISEKEVIGEVKMTFYPFSDFHIGN, from the coding sequence ATGTCAGAAAATAATACAAAAAAAGAGATATTTTCTTGGTTGCGAGCAATCGGGATTGCAGTCATTATTGCTTTTGGCTGCCGATATTTCCTGTTTACACCGTCAACGGTGCATGGAGAGTCAATGCTCCCGACATACCAGGATAGCGATCATGTCATTGTCAGCAAGGTTTCGAAAATAGAGCGAAATGATATTGTGGTGTTCAACGCACCCGATGCGGATGCCCACTATATCAAGCGGGTTATCGGTCTGCCTGGGGATACAATTGAGGTTATAAATAATGTGCTGTATGTGAACGGTGAAGCGCAGGATCAATCTTATTTGCCGGATGATATGGTTACTGGTGATTTCAAACTGAAGGAATTGACCGGCGAGGAAAAGGTACCTGAAGGTAAAGTGTTTGTCATGGGTGATAACCGTACAAACAGTAAAGACAGCCGCATGTTCGGTTTTATTTCAGAGAAAGAAGTAATCGGAGAAGTGAAGATGACCTTCTATCCATTTTCTGATTTCCACATAGGAAATTAA
- a CDS encoding OFA family MFS transporter: MKTGTNRWLIVLGTIITQIGLGTIYTWSLFNQPLAEAYGWSTSSVAITFSITSFALAVATLFGGKLQDKLGIKKLVIFAGILLGAGLILSSLATSLWLIYLLAGVVVGFANGIAYITTLSNVIKWFPEKKGLISGISVGAFGTGSLVFKYINQALLSSAGVQGTFLIWGIAALILICGGAFFLKDAILPQETTTGAATKNFSTKEMLHTKQAYILFIIFLTACMSGLYLIGIVKDAGMELAGLSAATAANAVAVVAICNTTGRVVLGALSDKVERLYLVAAGLLVTAGAVAVLSMVELSTTLFFICVAAIAFFFGGNITVFPTIVADYFGLKNQSKNYGVIYQGFGIGALGGSFIASLLGGFQPTFVAIAVLCVISFFLAVTVRSPQQPAAAKKNNERRHSRPVPSQQH, encoded by the coding sequence ATGAAAACAGGAACGAATCGCTGGCTGATTGTACTTGGTACAATCATAACCCAAATTGGTCTAGGTACTATTTATACATGGAGTCTATTTAACCAGCCATTGGCTGAAGCATATGGGTGGAGCACCTCTTCTGTAGCTATCACGTTCTCGATTACGAGCTTTGCACTTGCAGTAGCCACTCTTTTCGGCGGAAAGCTGCAGGATAAACTCGGCATCAAGAAACTGGTCATCTTTGCCGGAATCCTGCTCGGTGCCGGGCTGATATTAAGCTCTCTAGCTACATCACTATGGCTCATCTATCTATTAGCAGGCGTTGTTGTCGGCTTCGCCAACGGTATTGCTTATATTACTACACTATCGAACGTCATTAAATGGTTCCCGGAAAAGAAAGGTCTGATATCTGGTATATCAGTAGGGGCATTCGGAACAGGAAGCTTAGTCTTCAAATATATTAACCAAGCACTGCTTTCATCAGCTGGTGTACAAGGTACATTCTTAATCTGGGGAATAGCAGCACTTATCTTAATCTGCGGAGGAGCCTTCTTCCTTAAGGATGCTATCCTTCCACAGGAAACAACTACTGGGGCAGCAACCAAGAACTTCAGTACCAAGGAAATGCTTCATACGAAACAAGCATATATTCTGTTCATCATCTTCCTGACAGCCTGCATGAGCGGCTTGTATTTAATCGGGATCGTTAAAGATGCCGGCATGGAACTCGCGGGTCTTTCTGCTGCAACAGCAGCGAACGCCGTAGCTGTCGTTGCTATCTGTAATACGACTGGCAGAGTCGTACTAGGTGCCCTGTCCGATAAGGTGGAAAGGTTGTACTTGGTTGCTGCAGGACTTCTTGTCACTGCGGGAGCTGTCGCAGTACTAAGCATGGTAGAACTATCAACAACATTGTTCTTCATCTGTGTGGCGGCAATTGCTTTCTTCTTCGGCGGTAACATTACAGTCTTCCCGACTATCGTCGCTGATTATTTTGGATTGAAAAACCAAAGCAAAAACTATGGTGTCATTTATCAGGGGTTTGGTATCGGAGCTTTAGGAGGCTCATTCATTGCGTCACTGCTTGGCGGATTCCAGCCAACATTCGTAGCTATCGCAGTACTTTGTGTCATTTCATTCTTCCTTGCGGTAACGGTCCGCAGTCCGCAGCAGCCAGCTGCTGCTAAGAAGAATAATGAACGCCGGCATTCACGCCCAGTCCCATCCCAGCAGCATTAA
- a CDS encoding YbaK/EbsC family protein, producing the protein MSIENVKDYLANYNRSKDIIELDLSSATVDLAAAALEVEPARIAKTLAFRGREDGESVLIVAAGDAKIDNKKFKELFGLKARMLSADETLEQTGHAVGGVCPFGLINDLPVYMDISLKRFSTVFPACGSSNSAIELTCEELAEYGKGKEWVDVCKSWADNS; encoded by the coding sequence ATGAGTATCGAAAACGTAAAAGATTATTTAGCGAATTACAATCGAAGCAAAGATATCATAGAGCTCGACTTATCTAGTGCCACTGTAGATCTAGCTGCTGCTGCACTCGAAGTGGAGCCTGCACGCATCGCGAAGACGTTAGCTTTCAGAGGCAGGGAAGATGGGGAATCTGTGCTGATTGTTGCTGCAGGTGATGCAAAAATCGATAATAAAAAGTTTAAAGAACTATTCGGGTTAAAGGCGCGGATGCTTTCTGCTGATGAAACGTTAGAACAAACAGGACATGCTGTCGGAGGGGTTTGCCCGTTTGGATTGATAAATGATTTGCCTGTTTATATGGACATCTCGTTAAAACGTTTTTCTACGGTTTTTCCGGCCTGTGGCAGCAGTAACTCGGCAATAGAGCTGACTTGTGAAGAACTTGCCGAATACGGCAAGGGAAAAGAATGGGTAGATGTTTGCAAGAGCTGGGCTGACAATAGCTAA
- a CDS encoding LysE family translocator yields MLSLFLTNVLLGLSIALPVGTVTIEMTKQGLKNGFVHGWMVGIGGMTVDFLLMVALFLGLAPILATPAIQTGMWLLGALFLLYIAYDSIKNADKQIMINGEKSTKKLLSSYKNGLLVAISPSNLVFWISVFGTFLSSSFSEGNELSFIVAGLGILAGIQVHDIGLMSIVAGTRRVVNETFVKWVSIGAGLVLSYFAILFFTQFLKSIL; encoded by the coding sequence TTGTTATCTTTGTTTCTGACAAATGTGCTTTTAGGGCTGTCTATCGCTCTCCCGGTTGGTACAGTTACGATTGAGATGACCAAACAAGGCTTAAAGAATGGTTTTGTACACGGCTGGATGGTGGGAATAGGCGGTATGACGGTTGATTTTCTGTTGATGGTCGCTCTTTTTCTTGGTCTTGCCCCGATTTTGGCAACCCCTGCAATTCAGACAGGCATGTGGCTGCTTGGTGCTCTCTTCTTGTTGTATATTGCCTATGACAGTATCAAAAATGCGGACAAGCAGATTATGATCAACGGTGAGAAATCGACAAAAAAACTGCTATCCTCTTACAAAAACGGACTGCTTGTAGCAATTTCACCTAGTAACCTCGTGTTTTGGATAAGCGTTTTTGGTACCTTTTTATCAAGCAGCTTTTCAGAAGGAAACGAGCTTTCCTTCATTGTCGCTGGACTCGGTATTCTGGCAGGTATCCAAGTGCATGATATCGGTCTGATGAGTATCGTCGCAGGTACAAGAAGGGTCGTAAACGAAACATTTGTCAAATGGGTTTCCATTGGAGCGGGATTAGTTCTAAGTTATTTTGCTATCCTTTTCTTCACCCAATTTTTAAAAAGTATCCTCTGA
- a CDS encoding GNAT family protein yields the protein MYESERLQIKPLEKKHASELLDLNLRNRELFESISPVERSDSDYTLEKYKKNIEAAKKDWQDDKRYEFGIFLKQDNVLIGTASLFFIERTTAEKCMIGYSLDEAHNGKGYMTEAVQLVLDFAFGDAKFHRVEAGVMPRNLGSVAVLEKCGFQREGLERDLLRIDGKFEDHYKYSILATDPRTN from the coding sequence ATGTATGAAAGTGAAAGATTGCAAATCAAACCATTAGAGAAAAAGCATGCCAGTGAGCTTCTTGATCTGAACCTGCGCAACAGAGAACTTTTTGAGTCTATCTCACCGGTAGAACGCAGTGATTCGGACTATACACTGGAGAAATACAAAAAGAATATTGAAGCGGCAAAGAAGGATTGGCAGGATGATAAACGCTATGAATTCGGAATATTCCTGAAACAGGATAATGTTTTGATTGGCACTGCTTCTTTATTCTTTATTGAGCGGACTACAGCAGAAAAATGCATGATCGGTTATTCGCTGGATGAAGCACATAATGGAAAAGGCTATATGACAGAAGCTGTACAGCTTGTATTGGATTTTGCTTTCGGAGATGCAAAATTCCACAGGGTTGAAGCCGGGGTAATGCCGCGAAATCTAGGGTCGGTTGCGGTACTGGAGAAATGCGGGTTCCAACGAGAAGGCTTGGAACGCGACCTGCTTCGTATTGACGGCAAGTTCGAGGATCATTATAAATACTCTATACTGGCGACTGATCCGCGCACAAACTAA